In Aphanothece sacrum FPU1, a single genomic region encodes these proteins:
- a CDS encoding 5'-methylthioadenosine/S-adenosylhomocysteine nucleosidase family protein — MNPIISSIDTILVPQGAEYKAVCRGIYPFPSHLQIRQIPAGIKPLSRYLQDWGQSQNFLDKRPRGIMVMGLGGSLSPKYGVGDGVLYGECGYFKEEKVREWQHFDQELIELVLHQLGDKISWVRGISSDRLIGLGTQKYLLGKEYQVDVVDMEGIGVLEFCKHSNIPVVMVRVISDNCEQNLPDLTPAFNENGTLNNFILARQMLKNPLSSLDLIRSSLQGLKRLEQVARDLFMTVD; from the coding sequence ATGAATCCCATTATCAGCAGTATTGATACAATTTTGGTGCCTCAAGGGGCGGAATATAAGGCGGTGTGTCGAGGAATTTATCCCTTTCCTTCTCATTTACAAATTCGCCAGATTCCTGCGGGAATTAAACCATTAAGCCGCTATTTACAAGATTGGGGACAATCTCAAAACTTTCTTGATAAGCGTCCTAGAGGCATTATGGTAATGGGGTTAGGAGGCAGTTTATCCCCTAAATATGGTGTGGGAGATGGGGTTCTGTATGGGGAGTGTGGTTATTTTAAGGAGGAAAAAGTCAGGGAATGGCAACATTTTGATCAAGAATTGATTGAGTTGGTGTTGCATCAGTTAGGGGATAAAATATCCTGGGTACGAGGTATTAGCAGCGATCGCTTAATTGGGTTAGGAACTCAAAAATATTTATTAGGAAAAGAATATCAAGTGGATGTGGTAGATATGGAAGGAATAGGGGTTTTAGAGTTTTGTAAACACTCAAATATTCCAGTTGTTATGGTGCGTGTAATTAGTGATAATTGTGAGCAAAATTTACCGGATTTAACGCCAGCTTTTAACGAAAATGGAACATTAAATAATTTCATTTTAGCCCGTCAAATGCTCAAAAATCCTTTAAGTTCTCTTGATTTAATCCGCAGTTCTTTACAAGGATTAAAACGGCTAGAACAAGTTGCTAGAGATTTGTTTATGACCGTTGATTAA
- a CDS encoding methyltransferase family protein has product MKIKHPINLHKALTFAFVFGLMFLYQNFNIAAWVYLSLHGTYGILWLLKDRIYPDKSWEEEIPIGTGIVTFVTVGLYWVAPFILISQRIEASPPLIAVVIAINLLGVFLHYSSDAQKYYTLKYQPGLITEGFFARCRNTNYLGEFLIYTSLALLTQHWLPFVILGFFVTSVFMPRILKKEQSLSRYPEFATYQANSGLLFPKFWLTNSQESVINQRS; this is encoded by the coding sequence ATGAAAATTAAACATCCTATTAACCTCCATAAAGCATTAACTTTTGCCTTTGTTTTTGGGTTAATGTTCCTCTATCAAAACTTTAATATTGCTGCTTGGGTTTATTTATCCCTACACGGCACTTATGGTATTTTATGGCTGCTAAAAGACAGAATTTATCCCGATAAAAGTTGGGAAGAAGAAATTCCAATTGGAACGGGAATAGTGACTTTTGTGACGGTAGGATTATATTGGGTTGCTCCGTTTATTTTGATTAGTCAAAGAATAGAAGCTTCCCCCCCGTTAATAGCTGTTGTAATTGCTATAAACTTGTTAGGGGTGTTTCTTCACTATAGTAGTGATGCTCAAAAATATTATACCCTTAAGTATCAACCTGGATTGATTACAGAGGGATTTTTTGCTCGCTGTCGTAATACTAATTATCTCGGAGAATTTTTAATCTATACTAGCTTGGCTTTGTTAACTCAACATTGGCTACCTTTTGTTATTTTAGGCTTTTTTGTCACTAGCGTTTTTATGCCAAGAATTCTCAAAAAAGAGCAGTCTTTATCCCGTTATCCTGAGTTTGCTACCTATCAAGCTAATTCGGGTTTACTCTTTCCTAAATTTTGGTTAACTAACTCTCAAGAATCTGTCATTAATCAACGGTCATAA
- a CDS encoding J domain-containing protein, whose protein sequence is MPPFSAKRPSPSVSTTSLAVSSFHERRQILEEEHKWLLKQIKRKRTELKKFLHEMRSLATEIFQRGNPLYKKLIELDTEIHGLFEDILTKKKFGKKSQKDILGVYHSLQYMGLLSPKFDEDDEDEELDDVFNNSSDEFNPNEEENFFNKNAQNSHQENFDDFSSERSEKSPESRQIRQTFLKLASMFHPDKVMDSETKMHHNEIMKELNRAYQEGDIARLLEIERQHHLQEEIDMKNATVSEIERLCLQRERDNQLLKNQYETLKKELRIARNTPEGEMVKDYRACQKEGIDAIGEILSSLENQVKGIENIRDFVQNFRDKKITLKQFLQGPSSKANHSQEKEEEMLEMLLEELLRLEL, encoded by the coding sequence ATGCCACCATTTTCAGCCAAGCGTCCATCACCGTCAGTCTCGACTACTTCTTTAGCGGTTTCTTCCTTTCATGAACGTCGTCAAATTCTTGAAGAAGAACATAAATGGCTACTCAAACAAATCAAAAGAAAACGTACTGAACTTAAAAAATTCCTTCATGAAATGCGTTCCCTGGCCACGGAAATTTTTCAGAGAGGAAACCCTCTATACAAAAAACTTATCGAACTTGACACCGAAATTCATGGTCTGTTTGAAGATATTTTAACTAAGAAAAAATTTGGCAAAAAAAGTCAAAAAGATATTCTTGGTGTTTATCATTCCCTTCAATATATGGGACTACTCAGCCCCAAATTCGATGAAGATGATGAAGATGAAGAACTTGATGATGTTTTCAATAACTCATCAGATGAATTTAACCCAAACGAAGAAGAAAATTTCTTTAACAAAAATGCTCAAAATTCTCATCAAGAGAATTTTGATGACTTCTCCTCAGAACGTTCAGAAAAATCTCCAGAGTCTCGTCAGATTCGACAAACATTTCTCAAATTAGCCTCTATGTTTCACCCAGATAAGGTTATGGACAGCGAAACAAAAATGCACCATAATGAGATTATGAAGGAACTTAACCGCGCTTATCAAGAAGGAGATATTGCCCGACTCCTAGAAATTGAAAGACAACATCATCTTCAAGAAGAAATTGATATGAAAAACGCGACAGTTAGCGAAATTGAACGGCTATGTCTTCAACGAGAAAGAGATAATCAACTTCTCAAAAATCAATACGAAACCCTTAAAAAAGAACTTAGAATCGCTCGAAATACCCCTGAAGGTGAAATGGTCAAAGATTATCGCGCTTGTCAAAAAGAAGGCATTGATGCTATTGGAGAAATTCTCTCATCCCTAGAAAATCAAGTTAAAGGTATTGAAAATATTCGTGACTTTGTGCAAAATTTTCGTGATAAAAAAATAACCCTTAAACAGTTTTTACAAGGACCTAGTTCCAAGGCTAATCATAGCCAGGAAAAAGAAGAAGAAATGTTAGAGATGTTATTAGAAGAACTTTTGAGACTAGAACTTTAA